One Betaproteobacteria bacterium genomic region harbors:
- a CDS encoding DUF3330 domain-containing protein produces MRAPEDSESGKVSCRACNAELDPTRSYRIDAEEYIYHFCGTECYAHWREGEDRGSAGTR; encoded by the coding sequence GTGCGCGCGCCGGAGGATAGCGAGTCGGGCAAGGTCTCGTGTCGCGCCTGCAACGCCGAGCTCGACCCCACGCGCTCGTATCGCATCGACGCCGAAGAATACATCTATCACTTCTGCGGCACCGAATGCTACGCGCACTGGCGCGAGGGCGAGGATCGCGGCAGCGCCGGGACGCGGTAG
- a CDS encoding mechanosensitive ion channel, which yields MQEFFAELPAWALSLIVLAFMVILGFVAHSVVYAIAARIARRTPRPLDELLVSHSRAPARLLFPLLFIILAWSAIPPAPEIAFTGERVLGALFIVGIAWLLVKMLAVFSDWVALRYPVDIADNLAARRVRTQASIFRRIAGTIVGAIAGALILMKIPGAENVGASLLASAGIAGIIVGAAARPALSNLLAGLQLALTQPIRLDDVVIVEGEWGRIEEITNTYIVVRIWDLRRLVVPLSYFIENPFQNWTRQTSELLGTVYLNVDYTVPLDEMRAELHAILQSSKLWDGKVWNLQVVEATERTVQLRALMSAPDASTAWDLRCEVRERLIGFIQERFPDSLPRARAEIRGALDTAGREHLHGKAPGPDLLPSPRGEESGATHEPEPTRV from the coding sequence ATGCAGGAGTTTTTCGCCGAGCTGCCCGCGTGGGCTTTGTCGCTCATCGTCTTGGCGTTCATGGTGATCCTGGGGTTCGTCGCGCACTCCGTCGTCTACGCGATCGCCGCCCGGATCGCCCGGCGCACGCCGCGTCCATTGGACGAACTGCTCGTCTCGCATAGCAGGGCGCCCGCACGCCTGCTGTTCCCTTTGCTCTTCATCATCCTGGCTTGGAGCGCCATTCCACCGGCGCCGGAGATCGCGTTCACCGGCGAGCGCGTGCTGGGGGCGCTGTTCATCGTCGGCATCGCCTGGCTGCTGGTCAAGATGCTGGCGGTGTTCAGCGATTGGGTCGCGTTGCGCTACCCGGTCGACATCGCGGACAACCTTGCGGCTCGACGTGTCCGCACCCAGGCGAGCATCTTCCGCCGCATTGCAGGCACGATTGTCGGGGCGATCGCAGGGGCGCTCATCCTGATGAAGATTCCCGGTGCGGAGAACGTGGGTGCAAGCCTGCTCGCATCCGCCGGGATCGCCGGCATCATCGTCGGCGCGGCGGCCAGACCGGCACTCTCCAACCTGCTCGCCGGCTTGCAGCTCGCGCTCACTCAGCCGATCCGGCTCGACGATGTGGTCATCGTGGAAGGCGAATGGGGGCGCATCGAAGAGATCACCAACACCTACATCGTGGTGCGCATCTGGGACCTGCGCAGGCTGGTCGTGCCGTTGAGCTATTTCATCGAGAACCCGTTTCAGAACTGGACCCGGCAAACCTCCGAGCTGCTCGGCACGGTCTATCTCAACGTGGATTACACCGTGCCGCTCGACGAAATGCGCGCCGAGCTGCACGCCATTCTGCAAAGCTCGAAACTGTGGGACGGCAAGGTGTGGAATCTGCAAGTCGTGGAAGCCACGGAGCGCACGGTTCAATTGCGCGCGCTGATGAGCGCCCCGGACGCCTCGACGGCGTGGGATCTGCGTTGCGAAGTGCGGGAGCGACTGATCGGCTTCATCCAGGAACGCTTTCCCGACAGCCTTCCGCGCGCACGGGCTGAGATCCGCGGCGCGCTCGACACAGCCGGACGCGAGCATTTGCACGGCAAGGCTCCGGGCCCGGATCTGCTGCCGTCGCCTCGCGGCGAGGAGTCCGGCGCGACGCACGAGCCGGAGCCGACACGCGTGTGA
- a CDS encoding glycine zipper 2TM domain-containing protein, protein MTIKRFFYVLLVSLSLTACSNMPGFTGTGIDNTQVRSGYGTVESVEVVDRNNPGILGAIGGAVVGGLIGNQIGSGSGNTAATIAGAAGGAIAGREVERRVRSDDLFKIYVRMDDGTYQAIAQESSPILRPGDRVRVENGVVTPIS, encoded by the coding sequence ATGACGATCAAGCGATTCTTTTACGTGCTGCTGGTCTCGCTGAGCTTGACGGCCTGCAGCAATATGCCTGGCTTCACCGGCACCGGCATCGACAACACTCAGGTCCGTTCCGGCTACGGCACGGTGGAATCGGTCGAGGTCGTCGACCGCAACAATCCGGGCATTCTGGGCGCCATCGGCGGCGCGGTGGTCGGCGGGCTGATCGGCAACCAGATCGGAAGCGGCAGCGGCAACACCGCAGCCACTATCGCGGGTGCGGCCGGTGGCGCAATTGCGGGCCGCGAAGTCGAACGGCGCGTACGCTCCGACGACCTCTTCAAGATCTACGTGCGTATGGACGACGGCACCTATCAGGCGATCGCACAGGAATCGTCGCCGATACTGCGACCGGGTGATCGCGTGCGAGTGGAAAACGGCGTGGTCACGCCGATCTCGTGA
- a CDS encoding response regulator has product MPHTLIVEDDPDSADMLAELIKGEGFTTATAHTLAEARQQLALREPDLVLLDLVLPDGNGMDLFADRPEAFSGSEVVMITGHASLDTSIQALRLGATDYLVKPINFRHLKNILSRVTPPAELQKRIASFEKDVSEIGRFGPLWGRSKVMREIYHQITRVARTSVSILVCGQSGTGKEVVAQAIHELSRRRDRAFLAVNCGAISPQLIESEMFGHEKGSFTGAARQHQGYFERAHGGTLLLDEITEMPLDLQVKLLRVLETRMFQRIGGTESIEIDVRIIAATNRDPYEAVAQGKLREDLLYRLNVFRIDVPPLSERRDDVELLGQNFLGELNTLEKASKRFTPGAIEALTAYHWPGNVRQLRNAIQRAFIMAEGNEIDEDCLSFDAVSSAAAAPADGASVTVRVGTSIAEMERKLIFATLDYCGGRREQAAELLGVSPKTLYNRLREYERGNG; this is encoded by the coding sequence ATGCCTCATACGCTGATCGTAGAAGACGACCCGGATTCCGCCGATATGCTCGCCGAGCTTATCAAGGGCGAGGGATTCACCACGGCTACGGCGCATACGCTGGCCGAGGCGCGCCAGCAATTGGCCCTGCGCGAGCCCGACCTCGTCCTGCTGGACCTGGTCTTGCCGGACGGGAACGGCATGGATTTGTTCGCCGATCGCCCGGAAGCCTTTTCCGGCAGCGAAGTGGTCATGATCACGGGCCACGCGAGCCTCGATACCTCGATCCAGGCGCTGCGCCTGGGCGCCACCGACTACCTCGTCAAGCCGATCAATTTCCGCCATCTGAAGAACATCCTGTCGCGCGTGACGCCGCCCGCCGAGCTGCAGAAGCGGATCGCGAGCTTCGAGAAGGATGTGAGCGAGATCGGCCGCTTCGGGCCGCTCTGGGGTCGGTCGAAGGTGATGCGTGAGATCTATCACCAGATCACGCGCGTCGCGCGCACTTCGGTGAGCATACTGGTCTGCGGTCAGAGCGGCACGGGCAAGGAAGTCGTCGCGCAGGCCATCCACGAGCTGAGCCGGCGCCGCGACCGCGCCTTCCTCGCCGTGAACTGCGGCGCCATCTCGCCGCAACTGATCGAAAGCGAGATGTTCGGTCACGAGAAGGGCAGCTTCACCGGCGCCGCCCGCCAGCATCAAGGCTATTTCGAGCGCGCCCACGGCGGCACGCTGCTGCTCGACGAGATCACCGAGATGCCGCTCGACCTGCAGGTGAAGCTGCTGCGCGTGCTCGAGACGCGCATGTTCCAGCGCATCGGCGGCACGGAATCGATCGAGATCGACGTGCGCATCATCGCCGCCACCAACCGGGACCCTTACGAGGCCGTCGCACAGGGTAAGCTGCGCGAGGACTTGCTGTATCGGCTCAACGTCTTTCGCATCGACGTGCCGCCGCTGAGCGAACGGCGCGACGACGTGGAGCTGCTCGGGCAGAACTTCCTCGGCGAGCTCAATACTCTGGAGAAAGCCTCGAAACGCTTCACGCCCGGTGCGATCGAGGCACTGACCGCCTATCATTGGCCTGGAAACGTGCGCCAACTGCGCAATGCCATTCAGCGCGCCTTCATCATGGCCGAGGGTAACGAGATCGACGAAGACTGCCTGTCGTTCGATGCCGTCTCGTCCGCCGCCGCCGCTCCCGCCGATGGCGCGAGCGTCACCGTGCGTGTCGGCACCTCGATCGCGGAGATGGAACGAAAGCTCATCTTCGCCACGCTGGACTACTGCGGCGGCCGGCGCGAGCAGGCGGCCGAGCTGCTCGGCGTGAGCCCCAAGACGCTCTACAACCGGCTGCGCGAGTACGAGCGCGGCAACGGCTGA
- a CDS encoding 2Fe-2S iron-sulfur cluster binding domain-containing protein has protein sequence MSLALCRAYPGAVLQPGQIRSNCRGVHEPNRPPTSFSPRTRIRRSSRESCCRSGAERPPVDSGPLSALLNINGVAHSLLLEPRRSLLDVLRDDLQLTGAKKVCDMGNCGACTVLVDGRAMYACLKLAIECDGAEITTIEGLDANGELDPVQQAFIAADAFQCGFCTPGQIMSLKALLADNPHPADADIERALSGNLCRCGAYRNLLRAGRIAAGRDADAHATDDAYDG, from the coding sequence ATGTCGCTTGCGTTGTGTCGCGCGTACCCGGGCGCGGTCTTGCAGCCGGGGCAAATTCGTAGCAACTGCCGAGGTGTCCATGAGCCGAACCGCCCGCCTACGTCTTTCTCGCCTCGGACGCGGATTCGTCGTTCATCACGGGAATCGTGCTGCAGGTCAGGGGCGGAGAGACCACCGGTGGATAGCGGCCCGCTGAGCGCGTTGCTCAACATCAACGGCGTGGCCCACTCGCTGCTGCTCGAGCCGCGCCGCTCGCTGCTCGACGTGCTGCGCGACGACCTTCAGCTCACCGGCGCCAAGAAGGTCTGCGACATGGGCAACTGCGGCGCCTGCACCGTTCTGGTCGACGGACGCGCGATGTACGCATGCCTCAAGCTCGCGATCGAGTGCGATGGAGCCGAGATCACGACCATCGAGGGTCTCGACGCGAACGGCGAGCTGGATCCCGTGCAGCAGGCATTCATCGCAGCCGATGCATTCCAGTGCGGTTTTTGCACCCCCGGTCAGATCATGAGCCTGAAGGCGCTGCTTGCCGACAATCCGCATCCCGCGGACGCGGACATCGAGCGTGCACTGAGCGGCAACCTCTGCCGCTGCGGGGCGTACCGCAATCTTCTGCGCGCAGGGCGCATCGCAGCCGGACGCGATGCGGATGCGCATGCTACCGACGATGCCTACGATGGATGA
- a CDS encoding endonuclease, producing MPACNPSGNMVCIPAAGKGIQQVRINLVSYNVHGCLGWDGRADPGRVAAVLSEVGGDIVALQEVPRLERGGGLFLNRVSAVTGLKAIAGAELLGHFAHYGNALLTRFALRSMSTIDLGVQGREPRGAIHVELDCDAARISVIATHLGLSPAERRTQIQRLLPVVMQQTCPVVLLGDINEWFTWGRPLRWLHAHFGRPPAPRSFPSMCPAFRLDRIWVSRPSIVSTVRAHVSALARSASDHLPVKGLAELRWADHCAQEIPELTTRRGATAAS from the coding sequence ATGCCAGCCTGCAATCCAAGCGGGAACATGGTTTGCATCCCGGCTGCCGGCAAGGGCATTCAACAAGTGCGGATCAACCTCGTTTCCTACAATGTTCACGGTTGCCTCGGTTGGGACGGTCGTGCCGATCCCGGGCGCGTCGCAGCCGTATTGAGCGAGGTCGGCGGCGACATCGTGGCGCTGCAGGAAGTGCCGCGTCTCGAACGCGGTGGGGGGCTGTTCCTCAACCGTGTCAGCGCCGTTACGGGATTGAAGGCGATCGCAGGCGCCGAGCTGCTCGGCCATTTCGCGCACTATGGCAACGCGCTCCTTACGCGTTTTGCATTGCGCTCGATGTCCACGATCGATCTGGGCGTGCAGGGCAGGGAGCCGCGCGGGGCGATCCACGTCGAGCTCGACTGCGATGCGGCACGCATTAGCGTCATCGCGACGCACCTCGGCCTGTCGCCCGCGGAACGGCGTACGCAAATCCAGCGCCTACTGCCGGTGGTGATGCAGCAGACTTGTCCGGTCGTGCTGCTCGGCGACATCAACGAGTGGTTCACCTGGGGGCGGCCGTTGCGCTGGCTGCACGCGCACTTCGGGCGGCCACCGGCGCCGCGCAGTTTTCCTTCGATGTGTCCGGCCTTCCGGCTCGACCGGATCTGGGTATCCCGGCCAAGCATCGTCTCCACCGTGCGCGCGCACGTCAGTGCGCTGGCGCGCAGCGCTTCGGATCATCTGCCGGTGAAAGGGTTAGCCGAACTGCGCTGGGCCGATCACTGCGCGCAGGAGATACCCGAACTGACGACCAGGCGGGGCGCGACGGCTGCTTCGTGA